In Mixta intestinalis, the following are encoded in one genomic region:
- a CDS encoding OmpA family lipoprotein, whose amino-acid sequence MKKSIIALSLLLSGTIALSGCTTNPYTGESQAGKSGIGASVGALVGAGVGVLSSSKKDRGKGALIGAASGAALGGGLGYYMDVQEAKLRDKMRGTGVSVTRNGDNIILNMPNNVTFDSSSSTLKPAGAQTLTGVAMVLKEYPKTAVNIIGYTDSTGTRALNMRLSQQRADSVASALILQGVASNRVRTGGMGPDNPIASNSTEEGKAQNRRVEITLSPLS is encoded by the coding sequence ATGAAAAAAAGCATTATCGCCCTGTCATTATTACTGAGCGGCACCATTGCCCTCTCTGGCTGTACCACTAATCCCTACACCGGCGAATCGCAGGCGGGCAAATCAGGTATCGGCGCAAGCGTTGGCGCACTGGTTGGTGCTGGCGTTGGCGTGTTATCCTCATCCAAGAAAGATCGCGGCAAAGGCGCACTGATTGGTGCAGCCTCCGGCGCGGCGCTGGGTGGCGGCCTGGGTTATTACATGGATGTGCAGGAAGCGAAGCTGCGTGACAAAATGCGCGGTACCGGCGTTAGCGTAACGCGCAACGGTGACAACATCATTCTGAACATGCCGAACAACGTGACGTTCGACAGCAGCAGCAGCACGCTGAAACCTGCTGGCGCGCAGACCCTGACCGGCGTTGCGATGGTGCTGAAAGAGTATCCGAAAACAGCGGTTAACATCATTGGTTATACCGACAGCACCGGCACACGAGCGCTGAATATGCGCCTGTCTCAGCAGCGTGCCGATAGCGTTGCCAGCGCGCTGATTCTACAGGGCGTTGCCAGCAACCGTGTACGTACCGGCGGTATGGGCCCGGATAACCCGATTGCCAGCAACAGCACGGAAGAAGGTAAAGCGCAGAACCGCCGCGTTGAAATTACCCTCAGCCCGCTCTCTTAA
- a CDS encoding DNA-3-methyladenine glycosylase I, producing MQRCGWVTADPLYQEYHDNEWGTPQMRSEALFEMLCLEGQQAGLSWITVLKKRENYRAAFHYFAPQAIAQMSAEDIHQLTQNSGLIRHRGKLEAIVANARAYLAMQENGEDFSQFVWSFVDHQPQINHFDDYREAPAQTPASVALSKALKKRGFKFVGPTTCYAFMQACGLVNDHIVGCFCHPSQAVS from the coding sequence ATGCAACGCTGTGGATGGGTCACCGCCGATCCGCTTTATCAGGAATATCACGATAACGAATGGGGCACGCCGCAAATGCGCAGCGAGGCGCTGTTTGAAATGCTTTGTCTTGAAGGACAGCAGGCAGGCCTGTCGTGGATTACCGTTCTGAAAAAGCGTGAAAACTATCGCGCCGCCTTTCATTATTTTGCGCCACAGGCCATCGCGCAAATGAGCGCAGAGGATATCCACCAGCTTACGCAGAACAGCGGGCTGATCCGTCATCGCGGCAAGCTGGAAGCGATTGTCGCTAACGCACGTGCTTATCTGGCGATGCAGGAAAACGGTGAAGATTTTTCACAGTTTGTCTGGTCGTTTGTCGATCATCAGCCACAAATCAACCATTTTGACGATTATCGCGAGGCCCCTGCGCAAACCCCCGCCTCCGTCGCGCTGTCAAAGGCGTTGAAAAAGCGCGGCTTTAAGTTCGTTGGCCCAACCACCTGCTACGCGTTTATGCAGGCATGCGGGCTGGTTAACGATCATATCGTCGGCTGTTTTTGTCATCCTTCGCAGGCCGTTTCGTAG
- the dnaT gene encoding primosomal protein DnaT has translation MSVKILTSTVIGLEAFRQDPVAALSSAEAGAVAVFDNNAPVFYAVSPERLAQLLELEAAARLPRSDVTLDEQLYDESSAYSAALQIPAGKFMMYAGWRPDADFQRQAAIWGIALSEPVTPAELASFITWWQADGRPFHHVQWQQKLARSVQQSRAVSGNRATRDVNQLPEPDHTIPDGFRGE, from the coding sequence ATGTCTGTCAAGATCTTAACCTCCACCGTCATCGGCCTTGAGGCGTTTCGTCAGGATCCGGTCGCCGCGCTCTCTTCTGCGGAAGCGGGTGCGGTTGCCGTCTTTGATAATAATGCGCCGGTATTCTATGCGGTCTCGCCCGAACGTCTGGCGCAGCTGCTGGAGCTGGAGGCGGCGGCCCGGCTGCCGCGCAGTGACGTGACGCTGGATGAACAGCTCTATGATGAATCTTCCGCTTATTCGGCTGCGCTGCAGATACCGGCAGGTAAATTTATGATGTACGCTGGCTGGCGTCCGGATGCAGATTTTCAGCGCCAGGCGGCAATCTGGGGCATTGCGCTGAGCGAGCCGGTGACGCCTGCCGAGCTGGCCTCTTTTATCACCTGGTGGCAGGCTGATGGACGACCTTTTCACCACGTACAGTGGCAGCAAAAGCTGGCGCGTAGCGTGCAGCAGAGCCGGGCGGTAAGCGGTAACCGCGCAACGCGCGACGTTAATCAGCTGCCTGAACCCGATCATACGATTCCCGATGGTTTTCGAGGTGAATAA
- the dnaC gene encoding DNA replication protein DnaC, giving the protein MKTPAELFNRLHRLMPAHIQPKFHSGEELLAWNQEQGRLRSEAIARENRAMKMQRILGRSGIRELHMNCSFDNYRVENEGQRKALEQARRYADDFDHSIASFVFSGRPGTGKNHLAAAIGNQLILNGKSVLIVTVADLMSIIKGTFSGGSDRTEEHLLHDFSTVDLLVIDEIGMQTESRYEKVIINQIVDRRSSSKRPTGMLTNLNHADMVKLLGERVMDRMRLGQSLWVTFNWDSYRGRVIGNEY; this is encoded by the coding sequence ATGAAAACGCCCGCTGAGTTATTTAACCGACTGCACCGGCTGATGCCCGCTCATATTCAGCCGAAATTCCACAGCGGCGAGGAGCTGCTGGCGTGGAATCAGGAGCAGGGACGGCTGCGATCTGAAGCGATCGCCCGCGAAAACCGCGCAATGAAGATGCAGCGTATTCTTGGGCGCTCAGGCATTCGCGAGCTGCATATGAACTGCTCGTTTGATAATTATCGGGTAGAGAACGAAGGTCAGCGCAAGGCGCTGGAACAGGCGCGTCGTTACGCTGACGATTTCGATCACAGCATCGCCAGCTTTGTCTTCTCCGGGCGTCCCGGCACCGGAAAAAATCATCTGGCGGCTGCGATTGGCAACCAGTTGATTCTGAATGGCAAAAGCGTCCTGATCGTCACGGTGGCCGATCTGATGTCGATTATTAAAGGCACCTTCAGCGGCGGCAGCGATCGCACAGAAGAGCATCTGCTACACGATTTCAGCACCGTCGATCTGCTGGTGATTGATGAAATCGGCATGCAGACCGAATCACGCTATGAAAAAGTGATTATCAACCAGATCGTCGATCGCCGTTCTTCCTCCAAGCGGCCTACCGGCATGCTGACCAACCTTAATCATGCTGATATGGTGAAGCTGCTGGGCGAGCGTGTGATGGACCGCATGCGCCTGGGCCAGAGCCTGTGGGTTACGTTTAACTGGGACAGCTACCGTGGTCGCGTTATCGGTAACGAATATTAA